A window of Streptomyces sp. NBC_01241 genomic DNA:
GGACCGTTTCCGCGACCCGGTCCGCTTCAGGTACTCCGCCTGCGGGGAGGAACGTGTCGACTCGGGCGTTGACGACGATCGGGACCTCGGCGTCGTCTGCCGCGGAGCGGACGTCCGCCAGCCATTGGGCGTGCGCACCGGCCTCGATCAGGCCGCCCGCCCGATGGTCGGTGTCCTCCAAATTGCAGCCGACGGCTCCGATCTCCAGCAACCGGTCCACCAGTTCACGTGGCTGCATGCCGTATCCCGCCTCGGCATCCACTGTGACCGGGACCGGCACGGCCCGGGCGATCCGTCCGGCAGCGGCGAACATCTCCTGCCACGGCGCACCCTCGCCATCGGGATAGCCGAGCATCGCCGCGATAGCGGCGCTGGTTGTGGCGACCGCGGGGAACCCTGCATCGACCACGGTCGTCGCGCTGGCCGCGTCCCACGCATTGGGCAGCACGAGCATCTCTTCGCCGTGCAGCTCGCGGAGCCTCTCGGCGCGATCCTTCAGGTCCGTCATGTCAGCGGCCATCGATATCCTCCACGTCATAAGGAAGGGCAGGTCATGGGGTGGCGTGCAAGCCATCAGGACTGTCTCGTCAGGGTCGGCGAACCCCTGCGAGTTGCCCTTGTAGGCGTGGCGGGGTCGCGCATGCGCGACCCCGCCACCGCCGCTCCAACGGGGGATTATGAAGCGGCGGGTCAGGGGGGTCAGGAGTTGGTCGGCTTGGGCGGCCGGGGCAGCTTCAGGCTGGTGAGGCCGGCGATCAGGATGAGGACGAGGCCGATCCCGAGGACCCACTCGAGCGACTGGGCATATCCGGCGACATCCCGCTGGTTCCCCAGGAAGGCCGCCGTCGCGCTCCTCCTCACCGCAGGAGGCGCAATCGGCTGGCGTGTGCAGCACGTCCAAGGTCCCTGGCCGGGGGTTCTGCCGGCGCTGGTGGTCGCGGTGCCCCTGGCCGTGTTGGTCGAGCGCGGCTGATCCGAGCGGAAACCTTGCTCCACGGCGGGGTGTGGCGGCTGGGCGACGCGATCGGCCCCACACCCAACCGCCACGCAGCGCAGAGCGTCTGCCTCGCCATCGGCCGGTTCAGCAACCGACGACAGTCTTGAATCGACTGTCCGATCGATTCGCCCAGGATCACGGCGAACTCAGCCGTTGGGCTCGTTCCCTGAGCGACGTGGCCGCCAATCGCCTTTCGCTTCCCTCATCTCGGCGATGCGCACCAGGAGTTGCTTCACACCGGCCTGTCCCTGAAGACCTGCCCGTTCGGCGATGCCGACGATGCGCATCAATGCCTGCATCTCCTGCAGATCTCAATGCAGCGACACGAAGCACTTGAGACTGCATCAGCATGACGAGTAGAAGGAGCCTCACACCGATGAGCGTGACGATCCGACCCGTGGAGAAGGCCGATGTCCGCGGACTGGCCGATCTCATCGAGGAGATCTATTCCTTGGTGACCTTGGCGTTGACACCCTCTTCACCACCCGCGAAGCCCTCGCCCCGCATACACCCGCCGGCCCAGGGGCCGAACTCGGACCTGCCTTCAGCCAATCCACGCACGCCCAGGGATTCCTCGGCCTCAGCTTGACGTTTAACGTCGTTGGTCACTCGGCCTGCTGAGATCGCCGGGTTCCCGGGGCACGTGAGACGGCCGTTCTTCACGCTTCGAGATGTCGAGTACCGAACTTGCCGGGCGCTGAAAAGGACGAGGAACAGGCCCAGGGCGAGCTCGAGGGCTCCCACCCAGGTGGCCGGGTGGTTGTCTGTGGAGGCACCTGCGGGGGAAGCGACCGCCGGTATCACCGCGCCCAGTGCCGAGAGTCCCCGGGTCCAGTCGACGGTGAAGAGGATTCCGTTGAGACGTCCCCGAGGCGTGGCGAGGATGAGGATGATGGCGATGATCGGGAGGGGGCTGACCGCGACGGCGGCCGCGAAACCCAGTACGTCACCGAGAACTGCGCCCATGGTTGCCCTCCGTGTGGGGTCCGGGGGGCGATCCAGTTGAGTAGGGCTTGGCGCGAGAGGGTGCCCCGGTCGCCTCGGCGGCGCAACGGGTCGGTGTGCGATCGGCTGTGCCACTGTCTTCACGGCCCTGCGGAAGTGGCTGCCCGAGAATTGGTGACGACTACGTACTCGTCACGTCCCACCGGTTCCATCTTCCTGCGCCCGGTCGGATCTGTCCTCGGAAGCTTCTCAGGACGGGAGGAATCAGGCTGGACCCCGCAGTGCCGGAGTTTCCCGGGAACCCACGTCAGGCGACCACAATGCCCAGGACCCGGAATGCGAGGCAGTGCATCCGCAGTGAGGATTGACATGTGAGGGCGACGGCGCCTCATGTTCGGGCGCCTGGCGACTCTCGGACCGATCCTGGGCAGGAGAATCTCACGATGACTGCGACGACAGGTGCAACCCAGTCAGCTCACCCCGAGCGCCCGGGCAGGTCGGATGGGGTCTGCAGCGAGTTCACCGTCTTCACCAAGATCAAGCCGGGCCATGCGGATGCGCTGCGTGAGGATCTCGCCATGCTCGCCAACGCGGCGGATGACGAGAGGGTCCATGCGGCGGTGCGCCAGATCGGCACCCTGCATGACGCACGGCACGTGATCTTCGACAACGACACCCGGTTCATGTTCGCCAGTGTTTTCGACGGCTCCTGGGACACCTACATCGACGACTTCGCCCAGACGGTAGTCGGGTCCCGCTTCGACAAGGTCTTCTCGCACAGCGAGGGGTTCCCCGGTGTCACCGATCCAGGGGTGAAGGACTGGTTCGTCGCCCACCAGGAGCCCGCGGGGGTCTTCGTCAGCGCCTATCCCGACCTGACCGTTCAGCAGATCTACAAGGACCATCGCGTGGACGACGCGTTCCAGGAGGTGCTGGACACCCCCGAGTTCCGGGCGGCGCTGGAGAACCCGGCCAACGCGGAGTTGGTGGCCACGCCGGCCTTCCAGAAGCTGCTGGAGGAAGCCTCGGCCTAGAACCCGGACACAGCCACCCCTCGGAGCCCACCCACCATCGGTGGACCGCGTCGGGGGGCAAGTCAGCCCCTGCAGGGCTGTCCAGGCAGAGACCGATGTGGAGGCACAAGCGACCATGAGCACAGCGGACAGCGGCAGCGCGGCCGGCGTGAGCGTCGAGATCGACGACGTTCAGAGCGGGGCACTGCGTCCGAGGCCCGTGCCGTACGAGGGAAAGTTCGTCTTCCTGCGCGTCGATGACCGCCATGCCGGGCGCGCCCTGCTGCGGCGGCTACTCCCGGTGACCTCGGGTGGTCTTCCGGGCGCGGACCGTAGCCATGATGCCTGGGTCGCTGTGGCGTTCACCTTTCAGGGACTGAGGGCCCTGGGGGTGCCCCAGGAGTCGCTGGACACCTTTCCGCGGGCGTTTCGTGAGGGCATGGCCGCTCGGGCGGAGCTGATCGGCGACGTGGGCGAGAGTGCGCCGGCCCACTGGGAGGCACCGTTCGGAACCGGTGATGTCCACATCGCGTTGAGCGCCCTCTCCTCCGATACGGCGCAGCTGGACAAGGAACTGGAGCGGGCCCGTGTCGCCTACGAGGACACACCCGGGGTCCAGGTGATCTGGCAGCAGGACGTCCATCAGCTCCCGACGGGGCGCACCACCTTCGGCTTCCGTGACGGCATCAGCCATCCGAACATCGAGGGCGTCGGACTGCCCGGCTCCAACCCGCAGGAAGCCCCCATCAAGGCGGGCGAGTTCATCCTCGGCTACCCCGACGAAACCGGCAGCCTGCCGCCCATGCCCAGCCCCGATATGTTGGGGCGCAACGGGACCTACGTGGCCGTTCGCAAGATCCACACCAACGTGGCTGCCTGGCGCCGGTACCTGCGCGCGAACAGCTCCAGCGCCGAGGAGGAGGCGCTCCTGGCGGCCAAGATGGTCGGGCGCTGGCCGAGCGGCGCGCCGCTGACGCTGACACCGGAGCATGACGATCCGGAGCTGGCGGCCGATCCGCACCGCGTCAACAACTTCCTGTACCGGGAGAACGACGACCGAGGGTACCGGTGTCCCGCCGGTGCGCACATCCGGCGCACCAACCCCCGCGATGCCACCATCATCGGCGACGCACGGATGCACCGCCTCATCCGCCGCGGGACGACCTACGGCCCGCCGCTGCCCGAGGGCGTGCTGGAGGACGACGGCGTCGACCGCGGCCTGGTCGGAGCGTTCATCGGGGCTCACCTGGAACGGCAGTTTGAGTTCATCAAGGCCGAATGGGTCAACGACGGCAACTTCATCGGCTACCCCGGCGAGAAGGACCCGGTAGCCGGGCATCACGGCGGAACCGGCAGCGTCACCATCCCGGAGAAGCCGGTCCGGCGCCGCCTGCAGAACCTGCCCAGCTTCGTGATCACCCGCGGCGGCGAGTACTGCTTCCTGCCGGGTCTGCGCGCCCTGCGCTGGCTCGCCGAACTGGAAGGCTGACAGCGATTCCCACCCTGATGTCCGGTCACGCTCTCCGAGGAGAGGTCGAAGTCATGGCAGCACAGTTCGTCCGCTACACGCCTGACGTCGAAAACGACGACCCGAACTTCGACCGCAGCGTGCAGACGGTGATCGAAAGAACCGAGAGCTACATCGCCGAGTCGGTCAACGCCGGAGGCACTGGACGGGCCCTCCGCGACGCCCACGCCAAGGGTTACGGGTTGGTCCGAGGGGAGGTGGAGATCCTGAACGGGCTGCCCCCCGAGTACGCCCAAGGCATCTACGCGACCCCGGGAACCCACGACGCGCTCATCCGCTTCTCCAACGGCTCGCCCCACGCCGGAGCCGACGCGCGACTGGGCGCCGCCACCGGACTGGCACTGAAGATGTTCGATATCCCCGGCCCCACCCTGCTGGAAGACGAACCCGACACAGGCACATTCGACTACGCCAACATCAACGGACCGATCTTCTTCTGCAACACAGTCGAGCACTACCTGTTCATCCAGGAGTTGTTCCTGAACGCCCCGGCCTACTTCTCCCAGGGCCGACCCGGCGCACATCGTTTCTTCACCGATTTCGTGACCGGAAAGGGAACGCTGGACCAGGACAACTGGGCGTGGGACGAGTTCCTGGCCTTCCTGCGCCTGTCAAAGACCCCTCCGGCAAACCTGCTGCTGTCGAGCTACTGGACCATGGGTGCGGTCCGGCACGGGGACTACATCGCCAAGGTGCGCATCACCCCCGACCCGACCTCCGCCGCCGCGGTAGTCCGGCGCACCATCGACCCGACCTCCGGGACGGAGGTCTTCCGACCGGCCCTGCAAGCCGAACTTCAGGAGCGGCCCTACGCCTTCGACATTCAGGTCCAGCTCTGCACCGACCTGGAGCGCATGCCGGTGGAGGACACCACCGTGGAGTGGCCCGAGCAGCTCTCGCCGTCCTTCACCGTGGCCAAACTGCGGCTGCCGCAGCAGGACATCTCCGAGCCGGAGAATCTGGAGAAGATGGACGCGCTGTCCTTCACGCCCTGGCGGGTCACCGCCGAACACGCGCCCCTGGGCAACATCATGCGGGCCCGCAAGGAGGTCTACCGGCGATCCTCCATTGAACGCCACAAACTCAACCAACAGCCGCGCACCGAGCCCCGCAGCGCCGACGAGGTACTTGGCCCGTCCCACTGATGAGTGCCTCGGCTGGCCCACACATGGCCCACTGGGGCTCTCATACGATCCGTTCGGGGAAGCCCAAGGTTGCAGCCCTCTCCCCTCCCGCGGTTGTCCGCGAGGTCAGTCACGGACGTCGGCGACCCCGGCCCCGCGCTGCCGACGTCGCCTGACCAGATCCCGCACCAGGCCCCAGGCGGTCCCAGCACCGATCACCAGCCACACCACACGCACCCACGCCGCACTGCTGCTACTGGCAGCTCCCCACACGGCCACGACGAGCCGCATCACCGTCCAGCCGTTGCTGTCGAGAAACGACCGTTCCCGCCCCTGCGGCACCACCTGCTCCCCCCTACGCCCAGCCGACGGGCGTACCCCTGAGACGGCGTGCGAACGCCAACCGTTGCCCCTCATCATCCAACACCCCCCTGAAACGCAAGAGGCCCCGGATCACTCCGGGGCCTCTCGGCAGGATTCGAACCTGCGGAACGGGAGGAGGGCGAACGGCACCAGGCCGCCCGCGAGCACGGGATGCATGCGCTGCGGCACTTCTACGCCTCGGTACTGCTGGACGCAGGGGAGAACATCAAGGCGTTCTCCACCTACCTGGGGCACTCTGACCCCGGCTTCACGCTCCGGACGTACACGCACCTGATGCCCAGCAGCGAGGGGCGCACCCGGAAGGCCGTGGACAGCATGTACGACGCCACCGCTTTCGCGCCTGACGGCCCACAGACGGCCCAGCACGTACGAACGGACTCCGGGCCAGAGGCGCACCGCCTCCGGCCCGGATCGTTGCTGCGTCGCCGCAGTGCGGCCGACCTGCGGTTACAGCACCGGCAGCAGGGCCTTCAGCTCGAAGGCCGTGACCTCGCTGCGGTACTCCTCCCACTCCTGCTTCTTGTTGCGCAGGAAGAAGTCGAAGACGTGCTCGCCGAGCGTCTCGGCGACCAGTTCGCTCTTCTCCATCAGGGCGATCGCCTCGCCCAGGTTCTGCGGCAGCGGCTCGATGCCCATCGCGCGGCGTTCCGCGTCGGACAGGGCCCAGACGTCGTCGTCGGCGCCGGCCGGGAGTTCGTAGCCCTCCTCTATGCCCTTGAGGCCCGCGGCGAGGAGCACCGCGTACGTCAGGTAGGGGTTGGCGCCGGAGTCGATGGAGCGGACCTCCACGCGGGCGGAGCCGGTCTTGCCGGGCTTGTACATGGGTACGCGGATGAGCGCGGAGCGGTTGTTGTGGCCCCAGCAGATGTACGAGGGGGCTTCGCCGCCGGCACCCGCTGCGCGGGAGGAGCCGCCCCAGATGCGCTTGTAGGAGTTGACCCACTGGTTGGTCACGGCGGAGATCTCCGCGGCGTGGGTGAGCAGGCCGGCGATGAAGGAGCGGCCGACCTTGGACAGCTGGTATTCGGCGCCCGATTCGTAGAAGGCATTGCGGTCGCCCTCGAAGAGGGACAGGTGGGTGTGCATGCCGGAGCCGGGGTACTCGGAGAACGGCTTCGGCATGAACGTCGCCTGCACGCCCTGCTCCAGCGCGACCTGCTTCATCACCAGGCGGAAGGTCATGATGTTGTCGGCGGTGGAGAGCGCGTCCGCGTACCGCAGGTCGATCTCCTGCTGGCCGGGGGCGCCCTCGTGGTGGCTGAACTCGACCGAGATGCCCATGGATTCGAGCATGGTGATCGCCTGGCGGCGGAAGTCCATGCCGACGTTCTGCGGGGTGTGGTCGAAGTAACCGGAGCTGTCGGCGGGGGTGGGGCGGCTGCCGTCGACCGGCTTGTCCTTCAGCAGGAAGAACTCGATCTCCGGGTGGGTGTAGAAGGTGAAGCCCAGGTCGGAGGTCTTGGCGAGGATGCGCTTGAGGACATAGCGCGGGTCGGCGAAGGACGGCGAGCCGTCGGGCATCAGGATGTCGCAGAACATCCGGGCCGTGCCGGGGGCCTCCGCGCGCCAGGGCAGGATCTGGAACGTGCCCGGGTCCGGCTTGGCGATCATGTCCGACTCGTACACCCGGGCGAAGCCCTCGATGGCGGAGCCGTCGAAGCCGATGCCCTCGTCAAACGCCTGTTCCAGCTCGGCGGGGGCCACGGCAACGGACTTGAGGTAGCCGAGGACATCGGTGAACCACAGCCGTACGAAGCGGATGTCGCGCTCCTCAAGTGTTCTGAGGACGAATTCCTGCTGCTTGTCCATAGCCACATCCTTGCAGTTCAGACGGTCCGTGCACCACCGCCCGGGGTGAGGGAGGAGTTCCAGTGTCACGACCCCGGATTTCACCCAGATTACGCACACGACGTGAGATGGAGCACTCGGCCACCCACTACGATCGGCGCCCATGGTGCGCAAGGGGTGGAGCGGTTTCGCGACGGCCCGGTGCGTACCTGTTCTTCCGACCGCTTCTTGTCCATCCTCTCCCCTTCGCAGAAGGACCTGACGACATGAGCTTCGACCGCAGAACCCGCATAGAGCACATGCGCAACGCCGACCGCGCGCGTGAGCGCCGCAATCGTGTGCTGGCCATAAGCCTGAGCGTCCTCGTCGTCGCGGGTCTGGTCGGTTTCGGCTCGTACCTGGTGCTGGACAAGTCCGAGGCCTCGGAGAAGAAGCGGGACGCCCAAGCGCAGGATGCCAAGGCACCCGGGACGGACCCGAAGAAGTCGGCCGACGGGCCGATCGCCGGGCTGAAGACGTGGGACGCGAAGACGCTGACCCGCAACCACGTCACCACGCCGGTCACGTACCCGATGAAACCCCCGGTCGGCGGCGACCACAACCCCGTGTGGATGAACTGCGACGGCGAGGTGTACAAGAAGGCGATCCCCGACGTGAACGCCGTGCACTCGCTGGAGCACGGATCGGTGTGGGTGACGTACACGGACCAGGCCTCGGACGCCGACGTGACGAGGCTCGCCGAGCGGGTCGGCAGAACGCCCTACACGCTGATGAGCCCGTACGAGGGCCAGGCCGGGACGATCACGCTGAGTGCCTGGGGCAATCAGGTGACGGTGGACGGTGCCGACGACCCGCGGGTCGACCGGTTCTTCGCCAAGTTCGTGCAGGGGTCGCAGACGCCCGAACCGGGTGCGGCGTGCACGGGTGGGCTGGGGGCCCAGTGACG
This region includes:
- the glnA gene encoding type I glutamate--ammonia ligase translates to MDKQQEFVLRTLEERDIRFVRLWFTDVLGYLKSVAVAPAELEQAFDEGIGFDGSAIEGFARVYESDMIAKPDPGTFQILPWRAEAPGTARMFCDILMPDGSPSFADPRYVLKRILAKTSDLGFTFYTHPEIEFFLLKDKPVDGSRPTPADSSGYFDHTPQNVGMDFRRQAITMLESMGISVEFSHHEGAPGQQEIDLRYADALSTADNIMTFRLVMKQVALEQGVQATFMPKPFSEYPGSGMHTHLSLFEGDRNAFYESGAEYQLSKVGRSFIAGLLTHAAEISAVTNQWVNSYKRIWGGSSRAAGAGGEAPSYICWGHNNRSALIRVPMYKPGKTGSARVEVRSIDSGANPYLTYAVLLAAGLKGIEEGYELPAGADDDVWALSDAERRAMGIEPLPQNLGEAIALMEKSELVAETLGEHVFDFFLRNKKQEWEEYRSEVTAFELKALLPVL
- a CDS encoding GAP family protein; the encoded protein is MGAVLGDVLGFAAAVAVSPLPIIAIILILATPRGRLNGILFTVDWTRGLSALGAVIPAVASPAGASTDNHPATWVGALELALGLFLVLFSARQVRYSTSRSVKNGRLTCPGNPAISAGRVTNDVKRQAEAEESLGVRGLAEGRSEFGPWAGGCMRGEGFAGGEEGVNAKVTKE
- a CDS encoding catalase family protein, producing MAAQFVRYTPDVENDDPNFDRSVQTVIERTESYIAESVNAGGTGRALRDAHAKGYGLVRGEVEILNGLPPEYAQGIYATPGTHDALIRFSNGSPHAGADARLGAATGLALKMFDIPGPTLLEDEPDTGTFDYANINGPIFFCNTVEHYLFIQELFLNAPAYFSQGRPGAHRFFTDFVTGKGTLDQDNWAWDEFLAFLRLSKTPPANLLLSSYWTMGAVRHGDYIAKVRITPDPTSAAAVVRRTIDPTSGTEVFRPALQAELQERPYAFDIQVQLCTDLERMPVEDTTVEWPEQLSPSFTVAKLRLPQQDISEPENLEKMDALSFTPWRVTAEHAPLGNIMRARKEVYRRSSIERHKLNQQPRTEPRSADEVLGPSH
- a CDS encoding Dyp-type peroxidase codes for the protein MSTADSGSAAGVSVEIDDVQSGALRPRPVPYEGKFVFLRVDDRHAGRALLRRLLPVTSGGLPGADRSHDAWVAVAFTFQGLRALGVPQESLDTFPRAFREGMAARAELIGDVGESAPAHWEAPFGTGDVHIALSALSSDTAQLDKELERARVAYEDTPGVQVIWQQDVHQLPTGRTTFGFRDGISHPNIEGVGLPGSNPQEAPIKAGEFILGYPDETGSLPPMPSPDMLGRNGTYVAVRKIHTNVAAWRRYLRANSSSAEEEALLAAKMVGRWPSGAPLTLTPEHDDPELAADPHRVNNFLYRENDDRGYRCPAGAHIRRTNPRDATIIGDARMHRLIRRGTTYGPPLPEGVLEDDGVDRGLVGAFIGAHLERQFEFIKAEWVNDGNFIGYPGEKDPVAGHHGGTGSVTIPEKPVRRRLQNLPSFVITRGGEYCFLPGLRALRWLAELEG
- a CDS encoding isocitrate lyase/PEP mutase family protein; translation: MAADMTDLKDRAERLRELHGEEMLVLPNAWDAASATTVVDAGFPAVATTSAAIAAMLGYPDGEGAPWQEMFAAAGRIARAVPVPVTVDAEAGYGMQPRELVDRLLEIGAVGCNLEDTDHRAGGLIEAGAHAQWLADVRSAADDAEVPIVVNARVDTFLPAGGVPEADRVAETVRRGRLYRDAGADCLYPIGVRQKSDIATLVAELAAPVNGNTGEHLDPATLKELGVARVSFGPRFHRMAMADLKTTVQKLLPSSAKPPPQPIAPPGIHRAGRSCVVGPDLGPLPERTQALALLWSGILESPLINPRAISEIAGAAPPVIILEA
- a CDS encoding DUF3105 domain-containing protein, with the protein product MSFDRRTRIEHMRNADRARERRNRVLAISLSVLVVAGLVGFGSYLVLDKSEASEKKRDAQAQDAKAPGTDPKKSADGPIAGLKTWDAKTLTRNHVTTPVTYPMKPPVGGDHNPVWMNCDGEVYKKAIPDVNAVHSLEHGSVWVTYTDQASDADVTRLAERVGRTPYTLMSPYEGQAGTITLSAWGNQVTVDGADDPRVDRFFAKFVQGSQTPEPGAACTGGLGAQ